GTTGCGCCGGGTGGCGTTGAGCTTCAGACGGTTGCGCACGATACCGGGGTCAAGCATCAGCGCGTCGATCTCGGCGTCGCTCAGGCGCGCCAGACGCTGGGCATCGAAGCCGAACAGCACCTTTCGATAATGCTCGCGTTTGCGTAAAACGGTGATCCAGGACAGGCCCGCCTGGAACCCTTCGAGCAATAACAACTCGAACAAACCCTGCGCATCGCGCAGCGGCGTTCCCCACTCCTGATCGTGATAAGCCATGTACAGCGGATCTTCAGAACACCAAAAGCAGCGTGGCATAAGGCTCCAGGGGATGGTGGCGCGGCCGAATCGGGTATACTCCCGCTCTTTAAATCGCAGCCCAAGTAACAGGTGAATTTCGTGAGCCAGCCTACGCCAGCCGTGCGTACCTTCCAAGACTTGATCCTCGCCCTCCAGCAATACTGGGCCGAGCAAGGTTGTGTGGTACTTCAGCCCTACGATATGGAAGTAGGCGCCGGCACTTTCCACACCGCTACCTTCCTGCGGGCCATCGGCCCGGAAACCTGGAACGCCGCTTATGTGCAGCCCAGTCGTCGCCCGACTGACGGCCGCTACGGCGAAAACCCGAACCGTCTGCAGCACTACTACCAGTTCCAGGTGGTATTGAAGCCCAACCCGGATAACTTCCAGGAACTCTATCTGGGCTCGCTGAAACACGTCGGCCTCGACCCCTTGGTACACGACATCCGTTTCGTCGAAGACAACTGGGAATCGCCGACCCTGGGCGCCTGGGGCCTGGGCTGGGAGGTCTGGCTCAATGGTATGGAAGTGACGCAATTCACTTACTTCCAACAAGCGGGCGGCATCGAGTGCTACCCGGTAACCGGCGAAATCACCTACGGCCTTGAGCGCCTGGCCATGTACCTGCAGGGCGTGGATTCGGTCTACGACCTGGTATGGGCTGATGGCCCGTTCGGCAAAGTGACCTATGGCGACGTGTTCCACCAGAACGAAGTGGAGCAGTCGACCTATAACTTTGAACACGCCAACGTCGACAAGCTGTTCGAACTGTTCGATTTCTATGAAAGCGAAGCCAAACGCCTGATCGAACTCGATCAGCCGCTGCCGCTGCCGAGCTACGAAATGGTGTTGAAGGCGTCCCATACCTTCAACCTGCTGGACGCCCGCCGCGCCATCTCGGTGACCGCGCGCCAGCAATACATCCTGCGTGTACGCACCCTGGCGCGTTCCGTCGCTCAAGCCTACCTGCTGGCACGCGCCAAGCTGGGCTTCCCGATGGCTACCGAGGATTTGCGTGATGAAGTGTTGGCTAAGCTGGAGGCTGCACAATGAGTGCTCAAGATTTCCTGGTTGAACTGGGCACCGAAGAGCTGCCACCCAAGGCGCTCAATACGCTGGCCGACGCCTTCCTGGCCGGTATCGAAAAAGGCCTGCAGACCGCCGGCCTGAAGTTTGAAGCGAAAAAAGTCTACGCCGCACCGCGTCGCCTGGCGGTACTGCTGACCGCGCTGGAAACCCAGCAGCCG
The sequence above is drawn from the Pseudomonas quebecensis genome and encodes:
- a CDS encoding DNA-3-methyladenine glycosylase I; this translates as MPRCFWCSEDPLYMAYHDQEWGTPLRDAQGLFELLLLEGFQAGLSWITVLRKREHYRKVLFGFDAQRLARLSDAEIDALMLDPGIVRNRLKLNATRRNAAAWLALEDPVGWLWSFVGGVPRINHFKDRSEVPAITPEAEAMSKALKKAGFTFVGPTICYAFMQASGMVMDHTQDCDRYAQLAIAG
- the glyQ gene encoding glycine--tRNA ligase subunit alpha — its product is MSQPTPAVRTFQDLILALQQYWAEQGCVVLQPYDMEVGAGTFHTATFLRAIGPETWNAAYVQPSRRPTDGRYGENPNRLQHYYQFQVVLKPNPDNFQELYLGSLKHVGLDPLVHDIRFVEDNWESPTLGAWGLGWEVWLNGMEVTQFTYFQQAGGIECYPVTGEITYGLERLAMYLQGVDSVYDLVWADGPFGKVTYGDVFHQNEVEQSTYNFEHANVDKLFELFDFYESEAKRLIELDQPLPLPSYEMVLKASHTFNLLDARRAISVTARQQYILRVRTLARSVAQAYLLARAKLGFPMATEDLRDEVLAKLEAAQ